A genomic segment from Neobacillus sp. YX16 encodes:
- a CDS encoding LysR family transcriptional regulator: MNIEQLLYIVEVAKYNSLSIAAQNLHVTQSTISQSITNFEKELGIKILKRSRGHGAVPTDEGRIILKLAYEVQKKLDEIKETANLLTSTELGELKISSLPGLMTFLVKAIAAFRHDYPHVNLEVAEKSGSTVIEDVRQHKTDFGLITYSTDLNVNMEGIAFEALIEGKQKVYVSKHSPLAFLGTITPHDILDQTLVTYKGEFMQYFVQDFFNKYKPLKILFTSNNMDGVLQAVRENLAITFAPDFVMKNYPHVMNGEIIPVDLVNHPTVNISLGLVRSENKHLSAFANKYIHYLKSEMIKS; the protein is encoded by the coding sequence ATGAATATTGAACAATTACTATATATCGTTGAAGTTGCTAAATACAATTCTCTGTCTATTGCGGCACAGAATCTACATGTAACTCAATCCACAATCAGTCAGTCCATTACCAACTTTGAAAAGGAGCTAGGGATTAAAATTCTTAAACGGTCACGGGGACATGGTGCTGTCCCAACCGATGAAGGCAGAATCATTCTAAAGCTTGCCTATGAAGTACAGAAAAAACTTGATGAAATAAAAGAGACAGCCAACTTACTTACTTCGACTGAACTTGGGGAACTAAAAATATCTTCATTACCAGGGTTGATGACTTTCCTAGTAAAAGCTATAGCTGCGTTTAGACATGATTATCCACACGTAAATTTGGAGGTTGCAGAAAAAAGTGGATCCACTGTAATTGAAGATGTTCGACAACATAAAACTGATTTCGGTCTGATTACATATTCAACGGATTTGAACGTAAACATGGAAGGAATAGCTTTTGAAGCACTCATTGAAGGAAAGCAGAAAGTATATGTTTCAAAGCACTCACCTTTAGCATTCTTAGGTACCATTACTCCGCATGATATACTGGACCAAACTCTCGTCACTTATAAAGGTGAATTTATGCAGTATTTTGTTCAAGATTTCTTTAACAAATATAAGCCCTTAAAAATACTATTTACATCAAATAATATGGATGGTGTTCTCCAAGCAGTCAGAGAAAATTTGGCCATTACATTTGCTCCTGATTTCGTAATGAAAAATTATCCCCATGTAATGAATGGTGAGATAATTCCAGTTGATCTCGTAAATCATCCGACAGTAAATATTTCTTTAGGATTGGTGCGATCAGAGAATAAGCATTTATCGGCTTTTGCCAACAAATATATTCATTATCTAAAATCCGAAATGATAAAAAGTTAA
- a CDS encoding 2,4'-dihydroxyacetophenone dioxygenase family protein, translating into MSNVKNVQAAVAYHAGNVNVDELPWVPYFGDAKFKLLKANPVTGQNITLLYVPAKMQLPAHFHPGQVIVYTVQGSWRYLEESWISKPGDMVFEPAGSTHTPTAVGDEDVITFNIVEGTLDYLGENGEIIARDNWESFLKRYLDYCEAEGIEPVDVTAF; encoded by the coding sequence GTGAGTAATGTAAAAAATGTACAAGCAGCAGTAGCATATCATGCAGGAAATGTTAATGTAGATGAATTGCCTTGGGTTCCTTATTTCGGAGATGCGAAATTTAAATTGCTTAAAGCCAATCCTGTGACAGGACAGAATATTACCTTATTATATGTACCTGCGAAAATGCAACTTCCGGCACATTTTCATCCTGGACAAGTCATTGTTTATACTGTTCAAGGATCTTGGAGATATCTCGAGGAGTCTTGGATCTCCAAACCTGGCGACATGGTTTTTGAACCTGCCGGCTCCACACATACACCTACAGCTGTAGGGGATGAAGATGTTATTACCTTCAATATTGTGGAAGGAACATTAGACTATTTGGGTGAGAATGGAGAAATTATTGCACGAGATAATTGGGAATCATTCCTGAAAAGATACCTTGACTATTGTGAGGCTGAAGGAATTGAACCAGTTGATGTGACTGCGTTTTAA
- a CDS encoding TauD/TfdA family dioxygenase has product MSTILKEKVKGPVGWKGTDLAKDESWVYYLSEKTIASLDNALAHVKQKGLKAPDFNKEDFPISDLLDEIDYFVEELENGRGFLLIRGLPIERYTDEEASIIYWGLGLHMGTPVSQNANGDLLGHVRDQGLSLENSNVRGYQTKLHLPFHADGSDVVGLLSLRKGKSGGYSSIISSMTVYNEILEKNPEYLGILCRPFNFDRRGEEAPGESPVFTSPIFSYYDGKLSCRYVRLFIESAQAKTGIQLSKVEIEALDLLDSLLHDEKLHYNMLLEEGDMQFVNNYTVLHSRTQYEDYEELDRKRHLLRLWLTMPNGREISPDFAMFIDENTGKPGRGGVPPRKQTAGGIVETLK; this is encoded by the coding sequence ATGTCAACCATTTTAAAGGAAAAAGTTAAAGGTCCAGTAGGTTGGAAAGGCACTGACCTGGCTAAAGATGAATCATGGGTTTATTATTTGTCCGAAAAAACGATTGCTTCACTTGATAACGCTTTAGCACATGTTAAACAAAAGGGTTTAAAAGCACCTGATTTTAACAAGGAGGACTTCCCGATTTCAGATCTCTTAGATGAAATCGATTACTTTGTTGAAGAGCTGGAGAATGGGAGAGGATTTCTATTAATTCGCGGATTACCAATTGAAAGGTATACAGATGAAGAAGCCAGTATCATTTACTGGGGTCTCGGCCTTCATATGGGAACACCAGTGTCGCAAAACGCTAATGGTGATCTTTTAGGACACGTTAGGGATCAAGGTCTTAGCTTGGAAAATTCAAATGTACGCGGTTACCAAACAAAACTGCATCTTCCTTTTCACGCGGATGGATCTGACGTTGTCGGATTGTTAAGCCTGCGAAAAGGGAAATCCGGAGGTTACAGCAGTATCATCAGCTCGATGACTGTTTATAATGAAATTCTGGAGAAGAACCCCGAATATTTAGGAATTCTCTGTCGCCCATTTAACTTTGATCGTCGTGGAGAGGAAGCGCCAGGAGAATCTCCAGTATTTACATCACCAATCTTCAGTTATTATGATGGAAAATTGAGCTGCCGATATGTCCGTTTATTTATCGAATCAGCCCAAGCGAAAACAGGTATCCAGCTGTCGAAAGTTGAAATTGAAGCATTAGACTTACTGGATTCCCTCCTTCATGATGAAAAGTTGCATTATAATATGTTGCTGGAGGAAGGGGATATGCAATTCGTCAATAATTATACGGTTCTTCACTCACGTACTCAATATGAAGACTATGAGGAACTGGATCGAAAACGTCATTTATTAAGATTGTGGCTTACGATGCCAAATGGACGGGAAATTTCCCCGGATTTCGCGATGTTTATTGATGAGAATACGGGGAAACCGGGTCGCGGCGGTGTACCTCCTCGTAAACAAACAGCTGGCGGTATTGTAGAAACTTTGAAGTAA
- a CDS encoding SDR family oxidoreductase, with protein MPTETVLITGATKGIGLEFAKVFADHRYNLVLVARDATLLEQQAEILQKDYGVQVNTFAGDLSNHVTVENLHKYLKNEGINIDILINNAGAGGLGLMTELDIKKELECLQLNMISLTYLTRLIADEMVKRKQGKILNVASTAAFQPTPGMSMYGASKSYVLTFSEAIAEELKGTGVQVSVLCPPSTKTPLTEGLAATGTKIFIKNLMEPEAVVKCGFEGLMKNKTVIIPGFKNKLMAKSVGLLPRKWVTIYTRKMIEQKV; from the coding sequence ATGCCAACAGAAACAGTTTTGATTACAGGCGCTACTAAAGGGATCGGTTTGGAATTCGCAAAAGTTTTCGCTGACCATCGCTATAACTTGGTATTAGTTGCCAGGGACGCAACGTTGTTGGAACAACAAGCTGAAATATTACAAAAGGATTATGGAGTTCAAGTAAATACTTTTGCCGGTGACTTAAGCAACCATGTAACAGTAGAGAACTTACATAAGTACTTGAAAAACGAAGGAATCAACATAGATATTTTGATTAATAATGCCGGGGCTGGCGGATTAGGGTTAATGACGGAATTGGATATTAAGAAAGAATTGGAATGCCTGCAGCTCAACATGATATCGCTTACATATTTAACCAGACTTATAGCGGATGAAATGGTAAAACGAAAGCAAGGTAAAATTTTAAACGTGGCTTCAACAGCGGCCTTTCAGCCAACTCCAGGGATGTCGATGTATGGGGCAAGCAAATCGTACGTCTTAACCTTTTCAGAAGCGATTGCGGAAGAACTAAAAGGAACCGGAGTTCAAGTTAGTGTACTATGTCCCCCTTCAACCAAAACGCCGCTCACGGAAGGATTGGCCGCAACAGGAACAAAAATTTTCATTAAGAATTTGATGGAACCAGAAGCAGTTGTCAAGTGCGGCTTTGAAGGGTTAATGAAGAATAAAACAGTGATCATCCCAGGCTTTAAAAATAAACTTATGGCTAAATCTGTGGGACTGCTGCCAAGGAAATGGGTAACCATCTATACCCGAAAGATGATCGAGCAAAAAGTGTAA
- a CDS encoding TauD/TfdA family dioxygenase, with protein MPSILKEKIQGPAAWKGIDLTKDDSWIYYLSEKTIASLESALYFVKQKGLKAPDFNKEDFPIPDLSDEIDYFIGELENGRGFLLIRGLPMERYTDEEASIIYWGLGVHLGIPVTQNAKGDLLGHVVDQGLNINDSNVRGYQTNAHLPFHPDGSDVVGLLSLRKAKSGGFSSIVSSVAVYHEILEKYPEYLEILYRPYFLDRRGEEAPGESPVYSSPVFSYYKGKLSCRYNRGYVESAQAKTGIHLSKEEIEAYDLMDSLLHDENMHIDMMMEPGDMQFVNNYTVLHSRTVYEDYEEPERKRHLLRLWLTMPNGREIAPDFAMFIDEKTGKAGRGGIPIREKTAGAIGESMR; from the coding sequence GTGCCGTCCATTTTAAAGGAAAAAATTCAAGGACCAGCAGCGTGGAAAGGTATTGATCTAACCAAAGATGATTCATGGATTTATTATTTGTCTGAGAAAACGATTGCGTCTCTTGAAAGCGCTTTATATTTTGTAAAACAAAAGGGTTTAAAAGCACCAGATTTTAACAAGGAGGACTTCCCAATTCCTGATCTCTCTGATGAAATCGATTACTTTATTGGCGAGTTGGAAAATGGGAGAGGATTTCTGTTAATTCGTGGATTACCAATGGAAAGGTATACCGATGAAGAAGCAAGCATTATTTACTGGGGTCTCGGGGTACATTTGGGCATCCCGGTAACGCAAAACGCAAAAGGTGATCTATTAGGGCATGTCGTAGACCAAGGTCTGAACATTAATGATTCCAATGTACGCGGTTACCAAACGAATGCACATCTTCCCTTTCACCCAGATGGATCTGACGTAGTCGGATTACTAAGTCTACGAAAAGCTAAATCGGGGGGATTTAGTAGTATTGTTAGCTCGGTGGCTGTTTATCATGAAATCCTGGAGAAGTACCCAGAGTACCTTGAAATTCTCTATCGTCCATACTTCTTGGATCGTCGTGGTGAAGAAGCCCCAGGTGAATCTCCAGTATATTCATCACCAGTCTTTAGCTATTACAAAGGTAAATTGAGCTGCAGATATAATCGCGGATATGTCGAATCAGCACAAGCGAAAACAGGTATCCATTTGTCAAAGGAAGAAATAGAAGCATATGACTTAATGGATTCTCTCCTTCATGATGAAAACATGCATATCGATATGATGATGGAACCTGGTGATATGCAATTCGTAAATAATTATACCGTTCTTCATTCACGAACTGTATATGAAGATTATGAAGAACCCGAACGCAAGCGTCATCTATTAAGATTGTGGCTCACGATGCCAAATGGGCGAGAAATTGCGCCCGATTTCGCTATGTTTATTGATGAGAAAACAGGTAAAGCGGGTCGCGGCGGTATTCCTATACGTGAAAAAACAGCTGGCGCTATTGGTGAAAGCATGAGGTAA
- a CDS encoding SDR family oxidoreductase yields the protein MDLKLSGKKALIVGGSRGIGKAIARQLALEGVDCTICSRTESTLKTAAEELAQETKRNIYPIVADTTDPNSILNLVEKSAAAMGSIDILINSGARVGGQEPEDFYSIKDELILKDFEEKYMGYFRCIRAVAPYMIENKWGRIINISGLAARIGGNYFSSGPRNASVVHMTKSASLELGKHGINVNAVYPGIVDTETFRGRVTNEEAIRHVESLNSLGRLITAEEIAYVVTFLASPLAASITGDVIPVTGGIGNTVYF from the coding sequence ATGGACTTAAAGTTATCCGGAAAAAAGGCACTTATTGTTGGAGGAAGTCGTGGTATTGGTAAAGCTATTGCCCGCCAGCTGGCTCTAGAAGGTGTAGATTGTACGATTTGTTCAAGAACCGAATCCACTCTAAAGACCGCAGCAGAGGAATTGGCACAAGAAACGAAGCGAAATATCTATCCGATCGTGGCAGATACCACTGATCCTAACTCTATCTTAAATCTAGTAGAAAAGTCAGCAGCAGCAATGGGAAGCATTGATATATTAATCAACAGCGGAGCCCGTGTTGGCGGCCAGGAGCCAGAGGATTTTTATAGTATTAAAGATGAACTTATTTTGAAAGATTTTGAAGAAAAGTACATGGGCTATTTTCGCTGTATCCGAGCGGTTGCACCTTATATGATAGAAAATAAATGGGGCCGTATAATAAATATAAGTGGTCTGGCTGCTAGAATTGGCGGCAATTATTTTAGTTCCGGTCCGCGTAATGCATCTGTTGTCCATATGACGAAATCCGCCTCATTGGAATTAGGAAAGCACGGAATTAACGTTAATGCTGTTTATCCAGGGATCGTCGATACAGAAACGTTTAGAGGCCGGGTCACGAATGAGGAAGCTATACGCCATGTAGAATCACTGAATTCCCTCGGCCGCTTGATAACTGCAGAGGAAATTGCTTATGTCGTTACCTTCCTGGCTTCACCTTTGGCGGCATCGATTACTGGCGATGTTATTCCGGTAACTGGCGGCATTGGAAATACCGTTTATTTCTAA
- a CDS encoding SDR family NAD(P)-dependent oxidoreductase, with translation MSLKQLFDLTGQTAIVTGGGSGLGRVMALALAEAGANVVVCSRRLEVCEEVVKEIEALGKQALALVVDVTNPESVVQGLEKAVSHFGKIEILVNSSGTVFETPATEMPLNQWQAMLDTNVTGTFLMCQAVGKQMIENAYGKIINISSSIGFKGVDPEAVDSVGYTTSKGAVMTLTKDLAVKWGRHGVYVNSIAPGVFTTGMNNPEIPGTLVHKAGPFIASQVPVRRLGNDNDLVGALLYFASAASNYCTGQILVLDGGLGAK, from the coding sequence ATGTCATTAAAACAATTGTTTGATTTAACCGGACAGACAGCAATCGTTACCGGAGGCGGAAGTGGTCTAGGGCGTGTAATGGCACTGGCTTTAGCAGAGGCAGGTGCAAATGTTGTAGTATGTTCTCGTCGATTAGAGGTTTGTGAAGAAGTTGTAAAAGAAATTGAGGCATTAGGAAAACAAGCACTTGCTCTAGTGGTTGATGTCACAAATCCTGAATCAGTCGTTCAAGGTTTGGAGAAAGCGGTTTCTCATTTTGGGAAAATCGAGATTTTAGTCAACAGCAGCGGAACGGTTTTTGAAACGCCTGCTACTGAAATGCCTTTAAATCAATGGCAAGCTATGCTTGATACAAATGTGACTGGTACATTCTTGATGTGTCAAGCTGTAGGAAAACAAATGATCGAAAACGCATACGGAAAAATTATTAACATTTCTTCTAGTATTGGTTTTAAAGGTGTTGACCCAGAAGCAGTAGATTCTGTAGGGTATACAACTAGTAAGGGTGCCGTTATGACTTTAACGAAGGATCTTGCAGTTAAGTGGGGTCGCCATGGAGTGTATGTAAATTCCATTGCTCCTGGAGTGTTCACTACTGGAATGAATAACCCAGAAATACCGGGAACACTTGTACACAAAGCAGGTCCTTTCATTGCTTCCCAAGTTCCAGTTAGAAGGCTAGGCAATGACAATGATTTAGTAGGTGCTCTCCTATACTTTGCTTCAGCGGCTTCTAATTATTGTACGGGACAAATATTGGTTCTTGATGGGGGCCTTGGGGCTAAGTAA
- a CDS encoding MFS transporter, which produces MKTPKYSWIILLILVASGMVNQIDKIIIGLVSVPLMKELHLSPSQWGVIGSSFFWFFTISSLIIGGMADSKNTKKMFTWIMLVWLAVQFTTPFVSSLSLLMFSRMILGAGEGPAIAISTSLIGKWFPKHRHGIGFGAVLFGAAIGPAIASPLLISLISQNGWRSAFIAMGIVGSIVLVLWMIFGKESPNEIGLPTIEHEEKNSFISSKVSWRQFLPHLFSKNFMFTVLCAGCAYWLLSVQAVWFPAYFTNVQHFDGKTLKMAVSLPFLFAAICQIVFALISDRLYRKTGDIRKARVNLAGISMMLSAICLYLGSVVNSSAISILFFILAPGFAIVILSLAPAMLMEFFSTKNIGKAQGTYVALSSSASIIAPVIFGNFIQNSGTEVIGYGYGFLVTSLVMFVFGLFFWAIVRPAKQTDTTIKAEEQVII; this is translated from the coding sequence TTGAAAACACCAAAATATTCTTGGATTATATTATTAATTCTAGTTGCTTCCGGAATGGTCAACCAAATTGATAAAATTATCATTGGTTTAGTTTCCGTTCCCTTAATGAAAGAGTTACACTTAAGTCCTTCACAATGGGGAGTTATTGGAAGCTCATTCTTTTGGTTCTTTACCATCTCCTCTTTAATTATTGGTGGCATGGCCGATTCCAAAAACACGAAAAAAATGTTTACTTGGATCATGTTAGTATGGTTGGCTGTTCAATTTACCACACCTTTTGTTTCCAGTCTGTCTTTATTAATGTTTTCAAGAATGATCTTGGGAGCAGGAGAAGGTCCAGCGATTGCTATATCGACTTCTCTAATAGGAAAATGGTTCCCTAAACACAGACATGGTATAGGCTTTGGCGCTGTTCTCTTTGGAGCAGCAATCGGACCAGCGATTGCTTCTCCATTATTAATCTCCTTGATCTCTCAAAATGGATGGAGATCTGCTTTTATTGCAATGGGCATTGTTGGATCTATTGTTCTAGTTTTATGGATGATTTTCGGAAAAGAAAGCCCAAATGAAATCGGGTTGCCTACAATTGAACATGAGGAAAAGAACTCATTCATCTCTTCTAAGGTTTCTTGGCGTCAATTTCTTCCACATCTTTTTTCAAAAAATTTTATGTTTACCGTTTTGTGTGCAGGTTGTGCCTATTGGTTATTGTCTGTTCAAGCGGTTTGGTTTCCAGCATACTTTACCAATGTTCAACATTTTGATGGAAAAACATTAAAAATGGCAGTGTCATTGCCTTTTCTTTTCGCTGCCATTTGCCAAATTGTCTTTGCCTTGATATCAGATCGGCTATATCGCAAAACAGGAGATATTCGAAAAGCACGAGTAAATCTTGCAGGTATTTCAATGATGCTATCCGCTATTTGTTTATATCTTGGAAGTGTTGTGAATTCAAGTGCTATCTCCATCTTGTTCTTCATTCTTGCTCCAGGTTTTGCGATTGTTATTCTATCACTCGCACCCGCTATGTTGATGGAATTCTTTTCTACCAAAAACATTGGAAAAGCACAAGGGACATATGTTGCTCTATCAAGTTCAGCAAGTATTATTGCTCCAGTTATATTCGGGAATTTTATCCAAAATTCAGGAACTGAGGTAATTGGATATGGTTATGGGTTCCTAGTAACTTCATTGGTTATGTTCGTTTTCGGATTATTTTTTTGGGCCATTGTACGTCCTGCAAAGCAAACTGACACAACGATAAAAGCAGAGGAACAAGTTATTATATAA
- a CDS encoding MFS transporter, which produces MSSTPKYSWIILLFLVLSGMINQVDKIIIGLVSVPLMKELHLSPSQWGIVGSSFFWFFTFSSFILGGMADSKNTKKMLSWISLIWLIVQFTTPFVSSLSLLVLTRMILGAGEGPAPALSTAIIGKWFPKHRHGIGFGAVLLGTTGGSAIASPLLISLIEQYGWRSAFIAMGILGLIVLVLWQIFGKESPKEIGLSDIHQKEQQSSSLTKVSWRQFYPHLLSKNFILTVLCGGCAYWLLSVQAVWFPAYFAKIQQFNGQTLKLAVSLPFLFAAFCQFGFALLSDRLYRKSGDIRKARINLAGLMMVLSALCIYLANTVTSTSMSIIFFTLAPGFAYVILSLAPAILMEFFSPQNIGKAQGAFIALASTTSIIAPLVFGYLIQNAGTEAIGYGYAFQASSIGMLIIGLLFWIGVRPAKQGHTMIEAEEKIS; this is translated from the coding sequence ATGTCAAGCACTCCAAAGTATTCTTGGATTATTTTATTATTTCTAGTTCTTTCCGGTATGATCAACCAGGTAGATAAAATTATCATTGGTTTAGTTTCCGTTCCTTTAATGAAAGAGTTACATTTAAGTCCTTCGCAATGGGGAATTGTAGGAAGTTCATTCTTTTGGTTCTTTACCTTCTCCTCTTTCATTCTTGGAGGCATGGCCGATTCCAAAAACACGAAAAAAATGTTATCGTGGATTTCTTTGATTTGGTTGATTGTTCAATTTACAACCCCTTTCGTTTCTAGTTTGTCTCTGCTTGTGTTAACAAGAATGATTTTGGGAGCAGGTGAAGGTCCAGCTCCCGCTCTATCTACAGCAATCATAGGAAAATGGTTCCCTAAACATAGACACGGAATAGGCTTTGGTGCTGTTCTCTTAGGAACGACAGGGGGTTCAGCGATTGCTTCGCCATTATTAATCTCCTTGATTGAACAATATGGATGGAGATCTGCATTTATTGCCATGGGTATTCTTGGCCTGATTGTGTTAGTTTTATGGCAGATTTTCGGTAAAGAAAGTCCAAAAGAAATCGGGCTGTCTGACATTCATCAAAAGGAGCAACAGTCGTCTAGCCTCACTAAGGTTTCATGGCGTCAGTTTTATCCGCATCTTTTATCTAAAAATTTTATTTTGACCGTTTTGTGCGGTGGGTGTGCTTATTGGTTATTGTCCGTTCAAGCGGTATGGTTTCCAGCTTACTTTGCCAAAATTCAACAGTTTAATGGTCAAACATTAAAACTAGCTGTGTCTTTACCTTTTCTTTTTGCAGCTTTTTGCCAATTTGGATTTGCTTTGCTTTCAGACCGGCTTTATCGTAAATCAGGAGATATTCGCAAAGCACGAATTAATCTTGCTGGTTTGATGATGGTGTTATCCGCTTTATGTATATATCTAGCAAATACCGTGACTTCAACGTCTATGTCCATAATATTCTTTACCCTTGCACCCGGTTTTGCGTATGTCATTCTTTCTCTCGCGCCCGCTATATTGATGGAGTTTTTTTCTCCTCAAAACATTGGAAAGGCACAAGGGGCGTTCATTGCTCTTGCAAGTACAACTAGTATTATTGCTCCACTTGTCTTTGGATATCTTATCCAAAATGCAGGGACTGAGGCAATAGGTTATGGTTATGCGTTTCAAGCCTCTTCTATAGGGATGCTGATTATCGGACTATTATTTTGGATCGGTGTACGTCCCGCAAAGCAAGGCCACACAATGATTGAAGCAGAGGAGAAAATAAGTTAA
- a CDS encoding alpha/beta hydrolase → MVNLDPQAEKYLQAFNQMRPIHKMDPKTVRDLLSKAPRPAVKLEPLSKVEDLMLTVSLDEEIKCRVYIPEGQGPFPLFIYYHGGGWVLGDIESTDASCRMIANRTESIVVSVNYRLAPEYKFPTAVEDAYAALEWVYEKGSSFNGDVSRLAVGGDSVGGNLATVVTMMARDRKGPDITAQVLLYPPTNLECNTESHQTFAKGFGLDREQLIWFRDHYLRNEEDRCNEYASPLVAEDLSGLPQALVITAENDVLRDEGRAYADRLKKFGVQVEYACEPGMVHGFFGHMAIFSNNIESTVTKIDKFLRTAKYSIKI, encoded by the coding sequence TTGGTAAATTTAGATCCGCAAGCAGAAAAATATTTACAAGCATTTAATCAGATGCGGCCTATTCATAAAATGGATCCTAAGACTGTTAGGGATTTACTTTCGAAAGCACCGCGCCCTGCTGTAAAATTAGAACCTCTATCAAAGGTAGAGGATTTGATGCTTACAGTAAGCCTGGATGAAGAAATTAAATGTCGGGTGTACATACCAGAAGGGCAAGGTCCCTTTCCCCTATTTATATACTACCATGGTGGGGGATGGGTTCTCGGAGACATTGAATCGACGGATGCGAGCTGTCGAATGATCGCAAATAGAACGGAAAGTATTGTTGTATCCGTAAACTATCGTCTTGCACCAGAGTATAAGTTTCCGACTGCAGTCGAAGACGCGTATGCGGCTTTGGAATGGGTGTATGAAAAAGGGTCTTCCTTTAACGGAGATGTATCTAGATTGGCAGTCGGAGGGGATAGCGTAGGTGGAAATCTAGCAACAGTAGTTACGATGATGGCGAGAGACAGAAAAGGTCCCGACATCACTGCTCAGGTCTTACTTTATCCTCCGACAAACCTTGAGTGCAATACGGAATCCCATCAAACATTTGCAAAAGGATTTGGTCTGGATCGCGAACAGCTGATTTGGTTCCGTGATCATTATTTAAGGAATGAAGAGGACAGGTGTAATGAGTACGCTTCCCCCTTGGTCGCTGAAGATTTAAGTGGCCTCCCACAAGCATTAGTAATCACAGCGGAAAATGATGTGCTTCGGGATGAAGGAAGGGCTTATGCTGATCGTCTGAAAAAATTTGGTGTGCAGGTTGAATATGCATGTGAACCCGGTATGGTACACGGCTTTTTTGGACACATGGCTATTTTCTCTAACAACATTGAATCAACTGTTACTAAGATCGACAAATTCCTACGTACAGCAAAATATTCGATAAAAATCTAA
- a CDS encoding TauD/TfdA family dioxygenase → MSIILNEKIQGRSAWKGSELAKDESWIYYLSENTIAALEKAVLHVQQKGLTAPDFKKEDFPIIDLADEIKYFVDELENGRGFLLIRGLPMDQFTDEEASIIYWGLGLHLGLPIIQSKTGELLGHIKNVGKDFSDNTKVRGYQTNVHLDYHTDLADVVGLLCLKKAKSGGLSSIASAMSIYNEILEKHPEYLEILYRPFAHDLRGEEAPGQSPVVQTPIFSYYDGKLSCRYIRQYVQSAQTKTGIPLSEEEIEAFDFIDSLTHDENFHIDMMMEPGDMQFVNNYTVFHSRTHFEDYEEDDKKRHLLRLWLMMPNGRKIAPDFEFYIGGVPVER, encoded by the coding sequence ATGTCAATCATTTTAAATGAAAAAATCCAAGGGCGATCAGCATGGAAAGGTAGTGAACTAGCTAAAGATGAGTCATGGATTTATTATTTGTCCGAGAACACGATTGCTGCTCTTGAGAAGGCAGTATTGCATGTTCAACAAAAGGGATTAACAGCACCTGATTTTAAAAAGGAGGATTTCCCGATTATTGATTTAGCTGACGAAATTAAATACTTTGTTGACGAGCTGGAGAATGGAAGAGGATTTCTATTGATTCGTGGATTGCCAATGGACCAGTTTACTGACGAAGAAGCGAGCATCATTTACTGGGGTCTCGGACTTCACTTGGGACTACCGATAATCCAAAGCAAAACTGGGGAACTCTTAGGGCATATCAAAAACGTAGGTAAAGACTTTAGTGATAATACAAAAGTACGTGGTTACCAAACGAATGTACATCTTGATTATCACACAGATCTCGCTGATGTGGTTGGATTACTATGTCTTAAGAAAGCGAAATCTGGCGGTTTAAGCAGTATCGCAAGTGCGATGTCGATCTATAATGAAATTTTGGAGAAGCACCCAGAGTACCTTGAAATTCTCTATCGTCCATTTGCCCATGATCTTCGCGGGGAAGAAGCACCTGGTCAATCTCCAGTAGTTCAAACACCGATCTTTAGCTATTACGATGGTAAATTAAGCTGCAGATATATTCGCCAATATGTCCAATCAGCACAAACGAAAACAGGGATCCCTTTGTCGGAAGAGGAAATCGAAGCATTTGATTTTATCGATTCCCTTACTCATGATGAAAACTTCCATATTGATATGATGATGGAACCGGGTGATATGCAATTCGTTAATAATTATACCGTTTTTCACTCACGGACTCATTTTGAAGATTACGAAGAAGATGACAAGAAACGCCATCTATTAAGATTATGGCTCATGATGCCAAATGGCCGGAAAATTGCCCCAGATTTCGAGTTTTATATCGGCGGGGTACCTGTAGAAAGATAA